One window of the Fusobacterium animalis 7_1 genome contains the following:
- the pabB gene encoding aminodeoxychorismate synthase component I, producing MQIEVKKLEKYIDIYDIFRVLMSQDNFKDNKISFLDSSLKNKYGKYSIIGVNSYLELKEKNNKFYINDKLSDENFEEYLDRFLKENKQENKYDLPLISGGIAYFSYDYGRKFENIKTRHKKDVDIPEAVIRFYKTYIIEDIEKQEIYISYQDKKDYDNLINILKNTKIEEENLIKNNNLTNFKSNFEKDEYLKAIQKTIDYIIEGDIYIMNLTQRLMIESKKTPLQVFSYLRKFNPAPFGAYLDFDNFEVVSASPERFIKMKNRLIETRPIKGTRKRGATVEEDLALKNELANSEKDKSELLMIVDLERNDLNRICELKSVIVDELFEVETYSTVFHLVSTIRGKLKEEYSFVDLIKATFPGGSITGAPKIRAMEIIDELENSRRDLYTGSIGYISFNGDCDLNIVIRTAIHKDGKYYLGVGGGITCESELEFEYEETLQKAKAILEAIC from the coding sequence ATGCAAATAGAAGTTAAAAAACTTGAGAAATATATTGATATTTATGATATTTTTAGAGTATTGATGAGTCAAGATAATTTTAAAGATAATAAGATTTCATTTTTAGACTCTTCACTAAAAAATAAATATGGAAAATACTCAATAATTGGGGTAAATTCTTATTTAGAATTGAAAGAGAAAAATAATAAATTCTATATAAATGACAAATTAAGTGATGAAAATTTTGAAGAATATTTAGATAGATTTTTAAAGGAAAATAAACAAGAAAATAAATATGATTTACCTTTAATTTCAGGAGGAATAGCATATTTTTCTTATGACTATGGAAGAAAATTTGAAAATATAAAGACAAGACATAAGAAAGATGTTGATATACCAGAAGCAGTTATCAGATTTTACAAAACTTATATAATTGAAGATATTGAAAAGCAAGAAATATATATAAGTTACCAAGATAAAAAAGATTATGATAATTTAATAAATATTTTGAAAAACACAAAAATAGAAGAAGAAAATTTAATAAAAAATAATAATCTTACAAACTTTAAATCTAATTTTGAAAAAGATGAGTATTTAAAGGCTATTCAAAAGACTATTGACTATATCATTGAGGGAGATATCTACATAATGAACTTAACACAAAGACTTATGATAGAAAGTAAAAAAACTCCTTTACAAGTATTTTCATATTTAAGAAAATTTAATCCTGCACCTTTTGGAGCATATTTAGATTTTGATAATTTTGAAGTTGTAAGTGCTTCACCTGAAAGATTTATCAAAATGAAAAATAGGCTTATAGAAACAAGACCTATTAAGGGAACAAGAAAAAGAGGAGCAACAGTAGAAGAAGATTTAGCTTTAAAAAATGAGTTAGCAAACTCTGAAAAAGATAAAAGTGAACTTTTAATGATAGTTGACTTGGAAAGAAATGATTTAAATCGTATTTGTGAGTTAAAATCAGTAATTGTGGATGAGCTTTTTGAAGTGGAAACTTATTCAACAGTTTTTCATTTAGTTTCAACAATAAGAGGGAAATTGAAAGAAGAATATAGTTTTGTAGATTTGATAAAAGCTACTTTCCCAGGAGGTTCTATCACAGGAGCACCTAAGATAAGAGCAATGGAAATAATAGATGAATTAGAAAATTCAAGGAGAGATTTATACACAGGTTCAATAGGTTATATCTCATTTAATGGAGATTGTGATTTGAATATTGTTATAAGAACTGCTATTCATAAAGATGGTAAATATTATCTTGGTGTAGGTGGAGGAATTACTTGTGAGTCCGAGTTAGAGTTTGAATATGAAGAAACTTTACAAAAGGCAAAAGCTATTTTGGAGGCTATATGTTAA
- a CDS encoding aminotransferase class IV, which yields MLIELDEGYSFGLGLFETILLYKGKPVFLNEHLARINKSIVDLGLNIDKLERDEVFQYLNNNKNTLEYEVLKMVLSEKNRLFLKREYTYTEKDYQKGFSLNISKVRRNESSIFTFHKTLNYGDNILEKRKSKKLGYDEPIFLNSKNQITEGATSNIFVVVEDKIYTPKLSCGLLNGIVRQYIVSNYDVIESEIDLEFLNNADEIFLTNSLFGIMPVNNLEKKVFKSQKISKEIFSHYKKYLGNI from the coding sequence ATGTTAATAGAATTAGATGAGGGATATAGCTTTGGTTTAGGGTTATTTGAAACTATTTTACTTTATAAAGGAAAGCCTGTTTTTTTAAATGAACATTTAGCAAGGATTAATAAATCTATTGTAGATTTAGGGTTAAATATAGATAAGTTAGAAAGAGATGAAGTGTTTCAATACCTAAATAATAATAAAAATACTCTTGAATATGAAGTTTTAAAAATGGTTTTATCAGAGAAAAATAGATTGTTCTTAAAAAGAGAATATACTTATACAGAAAAAGATTATCAAAAAGGTTTTAGCCTAAATATTTCAAAAGTAAGAAGAAATGAAAGTTCTATTTTTACTTTTCATAAAACTTTAAATTATGGAGATAATATTTTAGAAAAAAGAAAAAGTAAAAAATTAGGTTATGATGAGCCAATCTTTTTAAATAGTAAAAATCAAATTACAGAAGGAGCTACAAGTAATATATTTGTGGTAGTTGAAGATAAAATATATACTCCAAAATTATCTTGTGGACTTTTAAATGGAATTGTTAGACAGTATATAGTTTCAAATTATGATGTCATTGAAAGTGAAATAGACTTAGAATTTTTAAATAATGCTGATGAGATTTTTTTAACAAATTCATTATTTGGAATTATGCCAGTTAATAATTTAGAGAAAAAAGTTTTTAAATCACAAAAAATTAGTAAAGAGATATTTAGTCATTATAAAAAATATTTAGGAAACATATAA
- the pcp gene encoding pyroglutamyl-peptidase I — MKKILVTGFDPFGGEKINPALEVIKLLPKKIGENEIKILEIPTVYKKSIEKIDKEIESYNPDYILSIGQAGGRTHISIERVAINIDDFRIKDNEGNQPIDEKIYSDGDNAYFSTLPIKAIQNEITKNNIPASISNTAGTFVCNHVFYGVRYLVEKKYKGKKSGFIHIPYLPEQVIGKADTPSMSLDNILKGIIIAIETIFSVEDDIKKLGGSIC, encoded by the coding sequence ATGAAAAAAATTCTTGTTACAGGTTTTGACCCATTTGGAGGCGAAAAGATAAATCCTGCATTGGAAGTCATAAAATTATTGCCTAAAAAAATTGGAGAAAATGAGATTAAAATTTTAGAAATACCAACAGTATATAAAAAATCAATAGAAAAGATAGATAAAGAAATTGAAAGTTACAACCCTGACTATATCCTTTCAATAGGACAAGCAGGGGGAAGAACACATATTTCAATAGAAAGAGTTGCAATAAATATAGATGATTTTAGAATAAAGGATAATGAAGGAAATCAACCTATTGATGAAAAAATTTACTCTGATGGAGATAATGCCTATTTTTCAACTTTACCAATAAAAGCTATACAAAATGAAATTACAAAAAATAATATTCCTGCTTCAATTTCAAATACAGCAGGAACTTTTGTATGTAATCATGTTTTTTATGGAGTTAGATATTTAGTTGAAAAGAAATATAAGGGTAAAAAATCAGGCTTTATCCATATACCTTATTTACCTGAACAAGTAATAGGAAAAGCTGATACTCCAAGTATGAGTTTAGATAATATTTTAAAAGGAATAATTATTGCAATAGAAACAATTTTTTCTGTTGAAGATGATATTAAAAAATTAGGTGGAAGTATCTGTTAA
- a CDS encoding ClC family H(+)/Cl(-) exchange transporter: protein MNNAKDTVEKLYKGNGKLYFACLFVGLITGAIVSCYRWGLEKIGIFRKAYFSDVSLNNPVSLLKVWLIFIAVGLIVNYLFKKFPKTSGSGIPQVKGLILGRINYNNWFFELLAKFVAGVLGIGAGLSLGREGPSVQLGSYVGYGISKIFKKDTVERNYLLTSGSSAGLSGAFGAPLAGVMFSIEEIHKYLSGKLLICAFVSSIAADFVGRRVFGVQTSFDIAIKYPLAINPYFQFILYIIFGIIIAFFGKLFTVTLIKCQDIFNGVKLAREIKVSFVMTISFILCFVLPEVTGGGHNLVESLIHGKTIIITLIIIFIIKLLFTAISYSTGFAGGIFLPMLVLGAIIGKIFGETIDIFAQTGADFTVHWIVLGMAAYFVAVVRAPITGVILILEMTGSFHLLLALTTVSVVSFYITELLGQQPVYDILYDRMKKDDNVVDEENQEKITIELPIMAESLLDGKAVSEIIWPDEVLIIAIIRNGVEKIPKGRTIMMAGDILVLLLPEKIVGEVKEKLMKHTSVE, encoded by the coding sequence ATGAATAATGCAAAAGATACAGTGGAGAAACTCTATAAAGGAAATGGTAAACTATATTTTGCTTGCCTGTTTGTAGGACTTATAACAGGGGCTATTGTTTCTTGTTATAGATGGGGATTAGAAAAAATAGGAATATTTAGGAAAGCTTATTTTTCAGATGTAAGTTTAAATAATCCAGTATCATTGCTTAAAGTATGGCTTATATTTATAGCAGTGGGGCTTATTGTAAATTATTTATTTAAGAAATTTCCTAAGACATCAGGAAGTGGTATTCCACAAGTTAAAGGACTTATTTTAGGTAGAATAAACTATAATAATTGGTTTTTTGAATTGCTAGCAAAATTTGTTGCAGGAGTTTTAGGAATAGGAGCAGGGTTATCTTTGGGAAGAGAAGGCCCTTCTGTTCAATTAGGTTCTTATGTGGGATATGGAATTTCAAAGATATTTAAAAAAGATACAGTAGAAAGAAATTATTTATTGACAAGTGGTTCTAGTGCAGGACTTTCAGGAGCATTTGGAGCACCACTTGCAGGAGTAATGTTCAGTATAGAAGAAATACATAAATATTTAAGTGGAAAATTATTAATTTGTGCTTTTGTATCAAGTATAGCAGCTGATTTTGTCGGTAGGAGAGTGTTTGGAGTACAAACATCTTTTGATATTGCTATAAAATATCCATTGGCTATAAATCCATATTTTCAATTTATTTTGTATATAATTTTTGGAATAATAATAGCATTCTTTGGGAAATTATTTACAGTAACTTTGATAAAATGCCAAGATATATTTAATGGAGTTAAATTAGCAAGAGAAATAAAAGTTTCTTTTGTTATGACCATTTCTTTTATTTTATGTTTTGTTCTTCCAGAAGTAACAGGTGGAGGACATAATTTAGTAGAAAGTTTAATTCATGGAAAAACTATTATTATTACACTAATAATTATTTTTATAATAAAACTATTATTCACTGCAATTTCATATTCAACAGGTTTTGCAGGAGGAATATTTTTACCTATGTTAGTTTTAGGTGCAATTATAGGAAAAATTTTTGGAGAAACAATAGATATATTTGCACAAACAGGGGCAGATTTTACAGTACATTGGATAGTCTTAGGAATGGCAGCATATTTTGTTGCAGTTGTAAGAGCACCAATCACTGGGGTCATTTTAATATTGGAAATGACAGGAAGTTTTCATTTGTTATTAGCTTTAACAACAGTTTCAGTTGTATCTTTCTATATTACAGAGCTTTTAGGTCAACAGCCAGTATATGATATTTTATATGACAGAATGAAAAAAGATGACAATGTGGTTGATGAGGAAAATCAAGAAAAGATAACAATAGAATTACCTATAATGGCAGAGTCTCTATTAGATGGAAAGGCAGTTTCAGAAATTATTTGGCCTGATGAAGTTTTAATAATTGCTATAATAAGAAATGGTGTAGAAAAAATACCTAAGGGAAGAACTATTATGATGGCAGGAGATATATTGGTGTTATTGCTACCTGAAAAAATTGTTGGAGAAGTTAAAGAAAAATTAATGAAGCACACATCAGTGGAGTAG
- a CDS encoding MATE family efflux transporter gives MENKHNFMETESITKLLIKFSIPAIVGMFVNALYNVVDRIYIGNIKDIGHLGITGIGVVFPVVILIFSFSLLIGIGSAAAVSLKLGMKDREEAERFLGVAVFLSFIISAVLMLLIYFYMDKIIYFIGGSDKTFIYAKDYLFYINLGVPAAILGLVLNSVIRSDGSPKIAMGTLLLGAITNIVLDPIFIFAFGMGVKGAAIATIISQYVSMLWTIYYFTSNKSKIKLIKKNIEFNFYKAKEICLLGSSAFAIQLGFSLVTYILNTVLKKYGGDTSIGAMAIVQSFMAFMAMPIFGINQGIQPILGYNYGAEKYKRVKEALYKGIFAATIVCIIGYISVRLFSNNLIKIFTSNPELQEITKYGLKAYTLVFPIVGFQIVSSIYFQAVGKPKMSFFISLSRQIIVMIPCLIILPIFFGLNGIWYAAPTADSIATLITYILVKKEIKKLDKLEEILEKRNI, from the coding sequence ATGGAAAATAAACATAATTTTATGGAAACGGAGAGTATCACAAAATTACTTATAAAGTTTTCAATTCCTGCTATTGTAGGAATGTTTGTAAATGCTTTATATAATGTTGTGGATAGAATATATATAGGAAATATAAAAGATATAGGACACTTAGGAATAACAGGAATAGGTGTAGTATTTCCAGTAGTTATTTTGATATTTTCTTTTTCATTATTAATTGGGATAGGTTCGGCAGCGGCAGTATCTTTAAAATTGGGAATGAAAGATAGAGAGGAAGCAGAAAGATTTTTAGGAGTAGCAGTATTCTTATCTTTTATTATTTCAGCTGTACTTATGTTATTGATCTATTTTTATATGGATAAGATAATATATTTTATTGGAGGTAGTGACAAAACTTTTATTTATGCAAAAGATTATTTGTTCTATATAAATTTAGGAGTACCAGCAGCAATTTTAGGATTAGTTTTAAATTCTGTTATAAGGTCAGATGGTAGTCCAAAAATAGCAATGGGAACTTTGCTTTTAGGGGCTATAACGAATATAGTTTTAGATCCTATCTTTATCTTTGCATTTGGAATGGGAGTTAAAGGTGCTGCAATAGCTACTATAATTTCACAATATGTCTCAATGCTTTGGACTATTTACTATTTTACTTCAAATAAAAGTAAGATAAAATTAATAAAAAAGAATATAGAATTTAATTTCTATAAGGCAAAAGAAATTTGTCTTTTAGGTAGTTCTGCCTTTGCAATACAATTAGGTTTTAGTTTAGTAACATATATTTTAAATACAGTTTTAAAAAAGTATGGAGGGGATACTTCTATTGGTGCTATGGCAATAGTACAGTCGTTTATGGCATTTATGGCTATGCCTATTTTTGGAATAAATCAAGGAATACAACCAATTTTAGGATATAATTATGGAGCAGAGAAGTATAAAAGGGTAAAAGAAGCATTATATAAAGGGATTTTTGCTGCAACAATAGTTTGTATTATAGGTTATATAAGTGTGAGATTATTTTCTAATAATTTAATTAAAATTTTTACAAGCAATCCTGAATTACAGGAAATTACTAAATATGGTTTAAAAGCCTATACTCTAGTTTTTCCAATAGTTGGATTTCAAATTGTTTCATCAATTTACTTTCAAGCAGTGGGTAAACCTAAAATGAGCTTTTTTATAAGTCTTTCAAGGCAAATTATTGTTATGATACCTTGTTTAATAATTTTGCCAATATTTTTTGGACTGAATGGTATCTGGTATGCAGCACCAACAGCAGATAGTATAGCAACATTAATAACTTATATTTTAGTAAAAAAAGAAATTAAAAAATTAGATAAATTAGAAGAAATATTAGAAAAAAGAAATATTTAA
- a CDS encoding TrkH family potassium uptake protein produces the protein MRKLSLLKKWDSLSPYRKLIFGFLVAIFVGVILLKLPFSLRENQNITVLDSLFTIVSAICVTGLSVVDVSQVFTPTGQLIILFFIQLGGLGVMTVSIMIFLLIGKKMSFETRELLKEERNSNSNGGITNFIKHLLLTVFVIEILGASILAYGFSKYYPLKRSIFYGLFHSVSAFCNAGFSLFTNNLEIFKYDKLISLTVSFLIILGGIGFVTINSIFIIKKKKFRDLSLTSKLALIITAFLLFIGTILFLIFEYNNSSTLKGMSFLDKFLNSFFQSVTLRTAGFNTVPLTNIRPATVFISYILMFIGASPGSTGGGIKTTTFGILIFYALGVLKRREYVEVFKRRIDWELINKALAIVVISVFYIIVVTTVILSVESFSTDKVVYEVISAFSTTGLSMGITAGLGIISKLLIVITMFIGRLGPMTVALAFTNNKKSLIKYPKEDILIG, from the coding sequence ATGAGAAAACTAAGTCTATTAAAAAAGTGGGACAGTTTATCTCCTTATAGAAAATTAATTTTTGGCTTTTTAGTAGCAATTTTTGTTGGAGTGATACTTTTAAAACTGCCTTTTTCATTAAGAGAAAATCAAAATATTACAGTTTTAGACTCTTTGTTCACAATAGTTTCTGCTATCTGTGTAACAGGGTTATCTGTTGTTGATGTAAGTCAAGTTTTTACTCCAACAGGGCAATTAATAATTTTATTTTTTATTCAGTTAGGTGGACTTGGAGTTATGACTGTTTCAATAATGATTTTTTTATTGATTGGTAAAAAAATGAGCTTTGAAACTAGGGAACTTTTAAAAGAAGAAAGAAATTCTAATAGTAATGGTGGTATTACAAATTTTATAAAACATCTATTACTGACAGTATTTGTAATTGAAATATTAGGAGCTTCAATTTTAGCTTATGGTTTTTCTAAATATTATCCATTAAAAAGATCAATTTTTTATGGATTGTTTCATTCAGTGTCAGCATTTTGTAATGCAGGATTTTCGCTATTTACTAATAATTTGGAAATTTTTAAATATGATAAATTAATCAGTCTAACTGTTTCATTTTTAATTATCTTAGGTGGAATAGGTTTTGTAACAATAAATTCAATTTTTATAATCAAAAAGAAAAAATTTAGAGATTTAAGTTTAACTTCAAAATTAGCTTTAATTATTACAGCTTTTTTACTTTTTATTGGGACAATACTATTTTTAATATTTGAATACAATAATTCAAGTACCTTAAAAGGTATGAGTTTTTTAGATAAATTTTTAAATTCATTTTTCCAAAGTGTAACATTGAGGACAGCAGGTTTTAATACAGTGCCACTTACCAATATAAGACCTGCAACAGTTTTTATTTCATATATTCTTATGTTTATTGGAGCATCACCAGGTTCAACAGGTGGAGGAATAAAAACAACAACCTTTGGAATTTTAATATTCTACGCACTTGGTGTTTTAAAAAGAAGAGAATATGTTGAAGTTTTTAAAAGAAGAATAGATTGGGAATTGATTAATAAAGCACTAGCAATAGTGGTTATATCAGTATTCTATATTATTGTTGTTACAACAGTTATATTATCAGTAGAAAGTTTTTCAACAGATAAAGTGGTATATGAAGTTATTTCAGCCTTTTCAACAACAGGGTTAAGTATGGGAATAACAGCAGGATTAGGGATAATTTCTAAACTTTTAATAGTTATTACAATGTTTATAGGAAGATTAGGACCTATGACAGTTGCGTTAGCTTTTACAAATAATAAGAAAAGTTTAATAAAATATCCAAAAGAAGATATATTGATTGGATAA
- a CDS encoding potassium channel family protein, translated as MKQYLVIGLGRFGTSVAKTLYEAGENILGIDVSEELVQDRINNNILKNAIIGDASDGKILKDIGAENFDVAFVCIGDIEASVMIALNLKELGIKSIIAKAINKKHGKVLTKIGATEIVYPEEHMGKRIAELTMNTDIIEHLKFTDNFVLVEVKAPSIFWNNSLIKLDVRNKYNINIVGIKKSKGEFLPNPTANVVIEEGDVLVIITDKKTVESFNKLI; from the coding sequence ATGAAACAATATTTAGTTATAGGTTTAGGAAGATTTGGAACAAGTGTTGCTAAAACTTTATATGAAGCTGGAGAAAATATTTTAGGTATAGATGTAAGTGAAGAATTGGTACAGGATAGAATTAATAACAATATATTAAAAAATGCTATAATTGGAGATGCCAGTGATGGAAAAATTTTAAAAGATATAGGAGCTGAAAATTTTGATGTTGCCTTTGTCTGTATAGGAGATATAGAAGCAAGTGTTATGATAGCACTTAATTTGAAAGAATTGGGAATAAAGTCAATTATAGCAAAGGCTATAAATAAAAAACACGGAAAAGTTCTTACAAAAATTGGTGCAACAGAGATAGTTTACCCAGAAGAACATATGGGAAAAAGAATAGCAGAGCTTACAATGAATACGGATATAATAGAACATTTAAAATTTACTGATAATTTTGTTTTGGTAGAGGTAAAAGCACCAAGTATATTTTGGAATAATAGCCTTATAAAATTAGATGTTAGAAATAAATATAATATAAATATAGTTGGAATTAAAAAAAGTAAAGGAGAATTTTTACCTAATCCAACCGCAAATGTTGTAATAGAAGAAGGAGATGTATTAGTGATTATAACTGACAAAAAAACAGTGGAATCATTTAATAAATTGATTTAG
- the mnmG gene encoding tRNA uridine-5-carboxymethylaminomethyl(34) synthesis enzyme MnmG → MQEFDIIVVGAGHAGCEAALASARMGMKTAIFTISLDTIGVMSCNPSLGGPAKSHLAREIDALGGEMGRNIDKTFIQIRVLNTRKGPAVRSLRAQADKMAYANEMKKTLEHTDNLSVIQGMVSELVVEEENGKKVIKGIKIREGLEYRAKAVIIATGTFLRGLIHIGEINFSAGRMGELSSEDLPVSLEKIGLKLGRFKTGTPTRIDGRTIDYSVLEEQPGDKSQVLKFSNRTKDEDALNRKQIPCYIAHTNEKVHEIIRNAKERSPLFNGTIQGLGPRYCPSIEDKIFRYPDKNQHHLFLEREGYETNEIYLGGLSSSLPVDVQEEMLKNIKGFENAKIMRYAYAIEYDYVPPEEIKYTLESRTVENLFLAGQINGTSGYEEAGAQGLMAGINAVRKLRNEEPVILDRADSYIGTLIDDLVSKGTNEPYRMFTARSEYRLYLREDNADLRLTKLGYELGLVPEEEYQRVEKKRKDVKIITEILAKTNVGPSNPRVNEILLKRGESPIKDGSTLLELLRRPEVTFEDIKYISEEIKEVDLQGYDHDTTYQVEITVKYEGYINRALKMIEKHKSMENKKIPIDIDYDDLKTIPKEAKDKLKRIKPINIGQASRISGVSPADIQAILIYLKMRGN, encoded by the coding sequence ATGCAAGAATTTGATATTATAGTTGTTGGGGCAGGACATGCAGGTTGTGAAGCAGCATTAGCCTCAGCAAGAATGGGGATGAAAACAGCAATATTTACAATATCACTAGATACTATTGGAGTGATGTCTTGTAATCCCTCATTAGGTGGACCAGCAAAATCTCATTTAGCAAGAGAAATTGATGCACTTGGTGGAGAAATGGGAAGAAATATAGATAAGACTTTTATACAAATAAGAGTTTTAAATACAAGAAAAGGACCAGCAGTTAGGTCTTTAAGAGCACAAGCAGATAAAATGGCTTATGCAAATGAAATGAAAAAAACTTTGGAGCATACAGATAATTTATCTGTAATTCAAGGTATGGTAAGTGAGCTTGTAGTTGAAGAAGAAAATGGAAAGAAAGTAATAAAAGGTATAAAAATAAGAGAGGGCTTAGAATATAGGGCCAAAGCAGTTATTATAGCAACAGGAACATTTTTAAGAGGGCTTATACATATAGGAGAAATAAATTTTAGTGCAGGAAGAATGGGAGAATTATCCTCAGAAGATTTGCCAGTATCACTTGAAAAGATTGGCTTAAAATTGGGAAGATTTAAAACAGGTACACCTACAAGAATAGATGGAAGAACAATAGATTATTCTGTTTTGGAAGAACAACCTGGTGATAAAAGCCAAGTTTTAAAATTTTCAAATAGGACAAAAGATGAAGATGCTTTAAATAGAAAGCAAATTCCTTGCTATATTGCACATACTAATGAAAAAGTACATGAAATTATAAGAAATGCTAAGGAAAGGTCTCCTTTATTTAATGGAACAATTCAAGGATTAGGACCTAGATATTGTCCTTCAATAGAAGATAAAATTTTTAGGTATCCAGATAAAAATCAACATCATTTATTTTTGGAAAGAGAAGGTTATGAAACAAATGAAATTTACCTTGGAGGTTTATCATCTTCATTGCCAGTTGATGTTCAGGAAGAAATGTTAAAAAATATTAAAGGTTTTGAAAATGCAAAAATTATGAGATATGCATATGCAATAGAATATGACTATGTTCCTCCAGAAGAAATAAAATATACTTTGGAAAGTAGAACAGTTGAAAATTTGTTTTTAGCAGGACAAATAAATGGAACATCTGGTTATGAAGAAGCAGGAGCACAAGGGCTTATGGCAGGAATTAATGCTGTGAGAAAATTAAGAAATGAAGAGCCTGTGATATTAGATAGAGCTGATTCATATATAGGAACTTTGATAGATGATTTAGTTTCAAAAGGAACTAATGAGCCATATAGGATGTTTACCGCAAGAAGTGAATATAGACTTTATTTAAGAGAAGATAATGCAGATTTAAGGCTTACTAAACTAGGTTATGAATTAGGTTTAGTCCCAGAAGAAGAATATCAAAGAGTTGAAAAGAAAAGGAAAGATGTAAAAATAATCACAGAAATTTTGGCAAAAACAAATGTTGGTCCAAGTAATCCAAGAGTAAATGAAATTCTTTTAAAAAGAGGAGAGAGCCCTATAAAAGATGGAAGTACTTTGTTGGAACTATTAAGGAGACCAGAAGTTACTTTTGAAGATATCAAGTATATTTCGGAAGAAATAAAAGAAGTAGATTTACAAGGTTATGACCATGACACAACTTATCAAGTTGAAATCACTGTTAAATATGAAGGGTATATAAATAGAGCTTTAAAGATGATAGAAAAACATAAATCTATGGAAAATAAAAAAATTCCTATTGATATAGACTATGATGACTTAAAAACTATACCTAAGGAAGCTAAGGATAAATTAAAGAGAATAAAACCAATAAATATAGGACAGGCAAGTAGAATTTCAGGAGTATCTCCTGCTGATATTCAAGCTATATTGATTTATTTGAAAATGAGAGGAAACTAA
- the rsmG gene encoding 16S rRNA (guanine(527)-N(7))-methyltransferase RsmG: MKNYFKEGLEKIKVSYDEDKIEKSLKYLEILLDYNSHTNLTAIREEKAIIEKHFLDSLLLQNLLKDEDKTLIDIGTGAGFPGMMLAIFNGNKKFTLLDSVRKKTDFLELVKTELNLKNVEIINGRAEEIIKDRREKYDVGLCRGVSNLSVILEYEIPFLKVNGRFLPQKMVGTDEVKNSSNALKVLNSKILKEYKFKLPFSNEDRLVIEILKTNKTDKKYPRKIGIPLKKPL; encoded by the coding sequence TTGAAAAATTATTTTAAAGAAGGTTTAGAAAAAATAAAAGTTTCTTATGATGAAGATAAAATAGAAAAGTCTTTGAAATATTTAGAAATTTTATTAGACTATAACAGCCATACTAACTTAACAGCAATAAGAGAAGAAAAAGCTATAATTGAAAAACATTTTTTAGATTCCTTATTACTTCAAAATTTATTAAAAGATGAAGATAAAACTTTGATAGATATAGGCACAGGTGCAGGCTTTCCTGGAATGATGTTAGCAATTTTTAATGGGAACAAAAAGTTTACTTTACTTGATTCTGTGAGAAAGAAAACAGACTTTTTAGAGCTTGTAAAAACTGAATTGAATTTAAAAAATGTTGAGATTATAAATGGTAGAGCAGAAGAAATTATAAAAGACAGAAGAGAAAAATATGATGTTGGACTTTGTAGAGGGGTTTCTAATTTGTCTGTTATTTTAGAATATGAAATACCTTTTTTAAAAGTGAATGGAAGATTTTTGCCACAAAAAATGGTCGGAACTGATGAGGTTAAAAATTCATCTAATGCTTTAAAAGTTTTAAATTCTAAAATACTTAAAGAATATAAATTTAAACTACCATTTTCAAATGAAGATAGACTTGTTATTGAGATATTAAAGACAAATAAAACAGATAAAAAATATCCAAGGAAAATTGGAATACCTTTGAAGAAACCATTGTAG